The Mobula birostris isolate sMobBir1 chromosome 1, sMobBir1.hap1, whole genome shotgun sequence sequence AAACCTTCAAAAAATTTACGAATCTCAGATTTGGAGACATCAAAAGGAAGGTTACGGGCATAAATGTACAATCTTGATGAGGAATAAGCCTCTTCTCTTGACAGGGACCTTTCATCTTCAATGTTAAAAGCTGACCTTTCTCTTGATCTTTGCTTCTTGACATGGTCCATAAAGTCCAACATGCCTTTCTTAGAGATGGGATAAACATAAACTGCACGGTTTCTGATGCATTCTTTATGATACCTTAGAGCTTTCCGATGCTCAACAGCACTTTTAAACTTCACAAAGCCTTCCTTGGTACTTTTACGATCAAGATCATATAGAAGATAAATTTGATCATCTGCAATGTTCAAATCCTCAAAGAAATTTTGCACATCTCTTTTGGAGATACCATAGGGCATATTTTTTAGTTGCACATAAAAATTTTGATCGTAAGGAGAACGAGATCGTGATCTGCGCCTTCGTGGTGATCTTGATCGTCTTCGGGAATGATATTTTTCTTCGCGAGGAGGGGACTGACCTCTATTTCCTTGGTTTATATCAGAATGAGTATCTTCTACAAATAAATCATTTCCTTCAGAAAGCCATTCTGCTTCTGTAGCTCGAAAGACCTGAACAAATCTTTGCCCCATGTATTGTTTGTGACGTTTTAATCCTTCTGTTGCATCCCAAGCACTGGCGAATCGAACTAAACCCTCTCCGTTACTTAGGCCCCAATAATCCTTCATTAGACGAACTGATTCAATTTGTAAGTCATGGAAGAATTCTCTTACTTGCTGCTCCCTTACAGAATAGGGCATACTTTTCAGACGTAAATAAAGATGATCAGAATTAAAAGGTGCTCTTGGTTCTCTTAATTGACTGTAAATTGAATCAGCAGAGGGATCCACTGAAGTAGAGCCATTAAATTTATCAGAACTACCTCCCAATCCTCTGGAAGTCATGCCAAATAATGTAGACATAGAGTGAGCTGGACCAACTGCAAGATTCTGTGAAGATAATGCCATGGTGGACACAGTACCACTCATCATGGGATCCATACGAGAGCCATAGTTGTCCATATCAGAATTTCCAATATCACTGGGATGAAATGAACCTCTATTGACTCCTTGATGCATAGCCGAAACCAAGTTCACAGCTAGTGTAGAAGATATGTTACCTAACCCACTTGTGCCAGTATTGTTCAATCCCAACCTTCCAGAATTGGTCACATCACCGGTGCGTGTATATTGCTTACGACTCATTTCAATTATATTCTGCATTTCAATTCTGCTACTTAGTGTTAGCTTTACTCTGTTCCCTTTGAGAATTTCACCCGACCGCATCAGGGCAAGCCGAGCATCTTCATCCGTGGCAAACACAATGAATGCCTCTCCCAGTTCACCACCAATAAtatgcacccctccatcaggaatGGTTAATCTAGAGAAGAAGTGACGAATATCCAAGGTTCCTGCAGAAACTGGGAGCCCCTGCAAGCGGATAACCACAGCCATGCTGAGCTTGATCAATAGAAAAAGTCACCTGCAAGCAAGAAAGGCACACAGGATGACGTCAAATTATTTCAAAAGTTTCTGGGTACTTCATTAAATAATAAGTGAGAAATGCTCAAACAAAATGAAGCAAATTCTTCTTACTCTGCACAATAATTTTTAACATatcaagtttaaaaaaaggcaaattTCAAGAACCCTCAACTCATTAACCAAGACCAAATGGAGTTACATTCGAAAATTCGGAAGATAACTACTCTGCCACATCAATGCAACACTAGGCCTGAAGAACAGCTGAAATTCTATTTAACATGAGAAAAGCTAAACTGTAGTTTACTGGTATCAAGTGGAATGCAATTCATGGTGAATAGCAAATGTGTAACTACCCAGTCACATCCAGTTTACTTCTACTCTACTCTTCTTTCCCCAATGAGTAAAAGACCCATTTcttaaaaaacaaataaaattctACAAAAATGACCATAATTTATCAACTTCTTCCTTAGGCTTCTGTTAAGAATGTACAGAATATCAAATCTTTTCTTCATCTCTTACCAATTAATATTCTGCTAACACTAGGTGCAATATTACTTTTCTCAAACAGTAACCTGGTTTGCTTACTCTAGGTGATCAAATAAAAATTAGATGTAAAATACCATGAAAGAGCAAGCAGTTCCACAACCATGCCAATTTCAAACTCACTTTAATAATTACAGGCAATGAAAAAATTCAGAAAGTAGGTAGCAATCCAGCAAATATCTTGAGAAATAATTTATTAGACTGTGATGATGATCCTCACATTTTTCACAATAGTGAAAACATCAGGTACCACGGATTGCACTTTACATCAATTCGGAGGCAAGTTCAGACGACAACACGCATACCAAATTCCCACTTAAAGAATGCAACATTTTATAAAACTTAAATCCcatttcttaaattaagtttATGATTTTCAGAAGATTATTTTTGTCCATAATACTCTGAATGAAAAGGTCTTAACTATTTATTCAAGCTCTGAATTGTTATTTTTATTAACCTGCAATAAAAAGATCCAATACCGACTCAAATGGTACGTTTTCTAACATCAGAGAACTGCAAAAGAAAAACAGCATCACTGGGATTAAGGATCATTAGAATACACTTctaaattgaagttaaaataaCTGAAATAGGCTGGAAAAGTTTATAAATTGTAATACCAATTTCAATATTACTTTATATTTTTGTACaattgaaaaaaacagtaacgCAGAATATACTTAGAATCCTAGACTATATTGATATAACCAGAAATAGTACTTCAACTAAATACTTGCATTAAAACAAGAATAAGttcaacacttatcaaagttgctggtgaacgcagcaggccaggcagcacctcttcccacagatgctgcctggcctgctgcgttcaccagcaactttgatgtgtgttgcttgaatttccagcatctgcagaattcctgttgtttaaattCAACACTTGCTGACAGACATTTATTATCATTTTTCTAGTCAACAAGAACTGACCATCCGCTGAATAAGTACTCAAGGCAAAAAAGGAAACAAGAGCTCTGTAACAGAAGctccagtttcaaaataacaaattcATAAGGAAAGTAAattttttgttccagatttcctTACTGTATAAATAGAAAGTGTTCATTGAAAAATTCTCTGAAGAATTTATGTAACAATAACAAATGCAATGTATTAAACCAGTCAGGATGGTACTTTAAAATCAACCCCCTTCTCCAAAACACTTACCACCAAAGAGAAGTTGCCTTTGAGAAACAGAAGACACCAAGACAAGCGTCTTAAAGCGAACTTTTATAGACTGCAAGAAAATAATTGACAAATGTCAAACCTGTAACAATAAGAATAGGAACCAGGCTAACTTTGGGATTCTCAAATACCAAGACCACCTAACAATTTTCATCAATTAGCAACATTTTTAtaaacttatttttatgcacattaaaacatcaaaaacaatttaaaaattgaaatgtacctaGACTGACAGAACCAATAAAAAGTCTGTCATGTTACTCTCAAAAGAAAGATGCATTTCCAGATTCTTATTTCTTAGCCAATGTGGTATATTTATTACTTTGTTAAGAAGTATACTTTCCTTCCACACAAAACAGCTTAAGAAAATTAAAGAACACACATCTCTCTCCTCTGTTGTGGCCAACACTTAACATCATCTCTCTTCAGAAGAGTTACAACATCAAACTTGGAAGTACACTTGGCCCAGCTCATTTGAAAACCAATATCCAAGGGAAAATCAGATAGAAAGTTGGAGTAATTTACATTGATATTGCAACCTTTAAGACTTGCTGCCACAAATCATTTACAGAAGCTTCCTGAAACAAATTTGATAACAAACTATCCCAGGAGCGGTTGGACAATTGACCAAAAGCCTGGAACGTACCTTTGCTGACAATTCAAAATTCATACAGTGAATTTAGTTCCAAATGATTTAATCCCGTTCTATTTTCAGTTCTGTTCTGTTACTGGAAATCAAACTGCCAGGTGTCGAATATAAGTTAGGAATTTCTCTTCCTTTAAATGCACGCTACTTTAATTTGGTTAAAAAACCGCAAGAGAACCCACACGAATAACTATTTTAATTGCGGTAAGTAACAAGTGATTTATCTAAATGGTCATCGTTCTTCATCTAAAACATCAATTACTTCTTTTATTTTTCCCACTCAAACTCATTACAATTTCTTGTCATGAAAAAAAACTGAGCCTCATACACTTGTAGTAAATACAACGATCAATAGAAGCGAAGGGTCAGACAGACatcggggttgggggggggggtatggaCATTTTAACAATAAAACATCCTGAACTCGTGCATCGTAAAACTCCGCGGTGATCGTCACTGAACCAGATGGAAATGAGGAGGTGGAAGAATGAACAACCAAGAGAGCCGATGGCGGTGGCGGTCGCTGCAGTTCCAACCCACAGTCCGGCCTGCGCCGTCATGCGACTTGGACGGCTCCTACCGAGGCCtccacctccaccccccaccccctcctcaccacctcgGCACCGACGTTACTCCCACATCTCCCGCGGCCTGAATACCGCCTCTGTGAGGAGGAACGGGACGGGACGGGCAACGGAGAAGTGTGTGGGCAAACCTAATCCATACCCACCCGCCCGCCTGGTTGTTGCAGATACGACCTGCGACACGATGGCGCTCCGTAACACAGGAAGAGCTCTGCGGGTCCTACAGCTTTGCACTTCcaataaattatttattttaaagGTTAACTGAATTCTAAAATTTTGCAACGGATTTTTAACATCTACAGTAAAATATGATTGAAAATCTCCGGAAATGCCGTGTAAAATTAGTTCGTTAGATTTAGTGAAAGGTTGCAGAATCCGCGCTTTCTAGGACTTTCCGGTGCACGGGGATTGTGGGATAGCGGGCGGTTGGTGGGCCGGAGCATGGAGGCTGCTGCCCGGGCTTTACTGTTGGCTGCTGTGGCGCTTTTCCAGTCACCCATGGGCTTCGATAGCGTTTCGCTGCCTTTTCAAACAGTTGAGAATTGCACAAAGAAGCAGTGGTATGACATTTCCCAGATGGCCTGTACACAATGTGGTCCCTATCAACAGACAAGTAGTGATGGTGGGTGAAAACGTCTGTTAGTGCAGTTTCTGGTCGGGACAGAGATTCGATCCCGTGCGACTGGTCTAATGAGAGAGTCCATTAAAAAAAATTTGCTGGAGATTCCGATGCTCTGGCTCTGATGAAGACTAATGGACCTGACACGTACACATTCACAGCTGCTACCTGACCTATTGcgtatttacagtttttatttcagattttgggTACTGTAcctacatagaaaacctacagcacaatacaggcccttcggcgcacaatgctgtgccaaacatgtacttactttagaaattaccaaggattatccagagccctctatttttctaagctccatgtacctatccaagtcccttaaaaggccctattgcatccacctccaccaccgtcgctggcagcccattccacaaactcaccgcTGTGCATAAAAATataacccctgacatctcctctgtacctactttcaagcaccttaaaattgcgccctcttgtgctagtcattccagccctgggaaaaagcctctgactatccacacgatcaatgcctctcattatcttgtacacctctatcaagtcacctctcatcctctgtcgctccaaggagaataggctgagttcactcaacctattctcataaggcatgctgcccaatccaggcaacatccttgtaaatctcctctataccctttctatggtttccacatccttcctgtagtgatgtgaccagaactgagcacagtgctccaagtggtgGGATATCTTGTTTTGAAATACAGGTGATGTAAAGTATTTATTAGGAAGATTCCACACTACCAATAAACATGAACTCATTCCCAGTACCCCGTCAGAgaaaacattttttaaattaaattttcttAATGAAGAAATAGGAGTATACTGTAAAAACTTTGCTTAAAGACCTTGGTATTGGGAAGAATTTTAAAAGGGGAAAAAGTAAGTTTTGTTGGGTCACAAACTTTACCACAAGGGTTTAAGGAGCTGGCTGCAAAAGTAGGGTGAAAAGACATTGATAAAATGTTAAGTTTTCAGTAATGGAAGagatgttatgctttgtaacttcagAAACTAATTGAGAGCCTTGATATTTGTCTACTTAgttattcttttatttttttgAGGTGACATGCTGGCGTAacatgacgtatgccattcatgtacttcttacatgtagttcataatgaattatgtaaacagaaTGCCTGAACACACACACTATGTAGTACAGTTACTATAAAGACATCCACAGcatggtaaattttaaattgttccattgaggtctaaagatttaatcactgtggaggatttcttactcttgtgggataatatcCTTCCTGACAAGGGGAGGAGGgtaatcactctgcttggcagatgagacctgtggctgtgaaacaatctcagcttctggggcctcctccgtagtgattgtaggagttgactctgggtctgcaggaagcggttctgacagctctggacacctttctttaatgattgactctgctctcaacTGATTGATGTATCATCTCCAAATGACATCAAACGCAATTTCAACTCTAGGAGAGTGGTCTAGTTCAGTCCTTAGTCTTTCCAAGTACCCAAttttgatcatctctgtagtcCTGGCCAGGAAAGCTTGCTGGGAGAGAAACACTGAACAtcgtttgaggagccctcaatttgtttCAGTAATTTTCCTACATAATCCTTCTGAGATTGGTTTGAGGAGATGCAAACGTGAGCACAAGGGATGTCCCAGGAACAGTATAGCTTGTggattgtggagtgtgctgcattacaATATGCAAAGAGGAGATTGgtaagcttctgattcagtgcagtgtcttctgctgacattgctcactgtgcattctttagactcctgataaacctttctgccaagccatttctAGCTGGATGGTATTGTGCAGatataatatgtcttattccattcattttcaggaatgactgaaacagttccGCAACAAATTGTGATCAATTATCACTGACTTAACTGttgtggaacaccagtccttgagaagaggcttctcaacacatcagtgTGCGAGGCTGTAGTGAAGACTATTGGGATCACTTCTAggcactttgtagctgcatccactttTATGAAGATATTTGTGCCCATGAAATGTCCAGCAAAAACCACACGAATCCTtggccagggcaatgcaggccattcacagagatggagaggcactgctcttggcatcttctggacatgttgtcGTTCCAAACAGTGtttggcaagctgctcgatctgctgttcaatcccaggccaccagacaaagcttctagccaacactttcattttgtcTATGTGTAGATGACCAATATGTAGTTCCAACACtaactctcagcttggatggtttCCTCAACTCTGAAACCCCAAACTTCTGTCACGGGCAAGTTCATCCCGGTGCTCGTAAAAATGGGAAAACTGgtatttctgctgcacattccagccattttgggttgccgtgtagatctgagacagtgtggggtattttctcatttctctttggatcatctctgccttGATAGGgggacttttgatttgcattagggagaatatttACTCTCTTGTAAATTttccaggtatttccttttcctatGGTAAAcgagacaatccatcagcatttccgtGATTAGTTCCCTCTTGGAATCATGTCCTCCAGGAAACAacgcatctctgcatttgtgctgctggtGTTAGTGGACACCTTCCTGTGGATTGAAAACCCATAAAAGTACTAGTTGAAACATATCACACCCCAAACCAGATTCAAGGCCTGTCTGTCAACCTGTGCATAATTTgtctctgcagcggtaagggaacGAGATGAACAGTGTTCTCTTCCATCACTTATAATACGTGACATCATGCACCTAACCAGAAAGCGAGGTGTCAGGTAAACTTCACTGGATGatctggatcataatgtgtgagtacagtgtctgacatcaccacttCCTTTACTTTttagaaagccacctcacactgctttgttcattgccatttctttccaatctgtagtaatgagtttaaGGAATGAAGCACAATAGCCAGGTGTGGCAAGAACCTTttacagtaattgacaaatcccgaAAAGACGCAATCGTGAcaagtcctttggccttgggtatccaccactgcttgaaattTCTCAGTGCACTAGTGTGTCAATGATGTGACCACAatgtgatgcttggtttaaataattcacttttGCTGAGTCGTGCTCTCAGCCCAtaatcttttaatctttttaaTACTGTCCAGAGATtttgagatgttccttgtcattctcacagtaacaatgatgtcatccaggtaacactgagtgcctgggcagccttgcagcacctggtccatagatttctgccagagtgcaggtgcagatgcgaCTCCAAAAATAAGCAAATTACAGTGATAAAGCCCCTTGCAAGGTAAGAAACACTTTATACTCTTCTTGCATCTCCATCTGCAAGGGAGCCTCAGCTGagtccattttgctgaagtgttttcctccagaaaggtttgaaaAGATTCTGGGAGGAGGGTATTGATTTAACTTatgtactgggttgatggtgaccttaaaattacCTCGGATCCTGACAGACCTATCCTTTTTAGCTATTGGGACCACCAGCATtttccatgggctccactcaagcATGGGAAgaactccttcagcctccatgcgatctgGCTGAATGGCCACTTTATCTCAAATGGTATAGGGAACCAGACATCTTTATAAAGcatgggtgtggcattttcatgtaACACTATTTTAACCTTGATATGTTTTAGTTTTCCACTGCTGTTCTTGAAAACTACTTTTGCATCATCCAATGCCTTTCTTAATTTATTGACAGTTGACTTGCGGGGGATGTGGCatggaaatggtggatggatctc is a genomic window containing:
- the LOC140196997 gene encoding RNA-binding protein 12-like gives rise to the protein MAVVIRLQGLPVSAGTLDIRHFFSRLTIPDGGVHIIGGELGEAFIVFATDEDARLALMRSGEILKGNRVKLTLSSRIEMQNIIEMSRKQYTRTGDVTNSGRLGLNNTGTSGLGNISSTLAVNLVSAMHQGVNRGSFHPSDIGNSDMDNYGSRMDPMMSGTVSTMALSSQNLAVGPAHSMSTLFGMTSRGLGGSSDKFNGSTSVDPSADSIYSQLREPRAPFNSDHLYLRLKSMPYSVREQQVREFFHDLQIESVRLMKDYWGLSNGEGLVRFASAWDATEGLKRHKQYMGQRFVQVFRATEAEWLSEGNDLFVEDTHSDINQGNRGQSPPREEKYHSRRRSRSPRRRRSRSRSPYDQNFYVQLKNMPYGISKRDVQNFFEDLNIADDQIYLLYDLDRKSTKEGFVKFKSAVEHRKALRYHKECIRNRAVYVYPISKKGMLDFMDHVKKQRSRERSAFNIEDERSLSREEAYSSSRLYIYARNLPFDVSKSEIRKFFEGFGVADYGIHILVDSNGIGLGEAVVKFKSEDEVLRAECLYGKKLGGREVLLKPISSQEIFELGVGSVHERTKSQKEWDYFGSYSSGGDHSLSLDMHESSEPFEPSSGLGSVPSMQRPRYSQEEEFYRGFDMRNDTSGGYTGGGFGSGFDSGCQSNMRMSSGNALVKAFNLPFKISVNEILDFFYGYRVIPDSVTVRYNEKGLPAGDAVIAFETVDEAVAAVRELNEKPIGQRNVKLTLL